Below is a window of Elusimicrobiota bacterium DNA.
CTTGAGATTGAAAAGTTTTGTGTCCTGCCAAGCACAAGCCCGGAAAATCCGTATTTTATTAATACCACAGAAGATGTCTTAGCGGCATACAAAAAGTTTCCGGACCGCATAATCCCGTTTTGCGATGTAGACCCCAGAAAAGGCAAAAATCATCCGTCCACCGATTTCACGTGGATACTTAAACATTATAAAGACCTTGGCTGCCGCGGGTTGGGCGAGATGACTGCGAACCTGTATTTTGATGATCCGTTATGCAAAAATTTGTATTACCATTGCGGGAAAGCGGGGTTGCCTATAACGTTTCACTTATACACACGTTTTGGCGGTTCCTACGGCTTAATTGACGGCCTACATATGCCGAGGTTAGAGAAGTGTTTACAGGAATTCCCGGAGACTGTATTCCTAGGCCACGCAATGGCGTTTTGGTCGGAGATAAGCGCGGATGTTACTGATCAAACCCGGGGAGGGTATCCCAAAGGTAAAGTCACCGCACCGGGTAAACTTGCGGAATTACTCAAGAAATACCCTAATCTCTATGGCGATATCTCCGCAGGGTCGGGGTTTAACGCTAT
It encodes the following:
- a CDS encoding amidohydrolase family protein, whose amino-acid sequence is MIDCHTHFITVWEKDEFNIEMLVRHMDELEIEKFCVLPSTSPENPYFINTTEDVLAAYKKFPDRIIPFCDVDPRKGKNHPSTDFTWILKHYKDLGCRGLGEMTANLYFDDPLCKNLYYHCGKAGLPITFHLYTRFGGSYGLIDGLHMPRLEKCLQEFPETVFLGHAMAFWSEISADVTDQTRGGYPKGKVTAPGKLAELLKKYPNLYGDISAGSGFNAITRDMDYCYKFLTEFQDKLVFGTDICHPVQDCPIVCFFRNALKNGKITKTVYDKITEDNIKRVLAI